Sequence from the Solea senegalensis isolate Sse05_10M linkage group LG1, IFAPA_SoseM_1, whole genome shotgun sequence genome:
TTCAGCTGGAGCTGCCACAGCACTGGCCACTTTCATACTTCAGAATTAGTCAATGCTCAGTTTTAATAGAATCTGTCATAAATTCAGTGATGTCGTTCAGGCCTTGTTTCACACGGCACAGGAAGACATTTAAAACCCTGACCCTGGAACATTAGATAGTATGGGATTAAATAGAAAACCAAAGTCTTTGACTTAATATAGCTTTAAACACGATAATACTTGTTTGTTAGATATAAtacataactgcaactttgATTACGCTTCCTTTGGCAGATGATGTTATCTTATGACTTGTGTAAAGATTTCCTCAGGTTGAAGTAATTACACATTTCCTAATCTAGCATTCATCACTGCACATCTTTTTCCTTGttgtagtggaaaagcatcTTCAGAAAGCATTTTGTGCCTAATGTGCCGCGTCTGGATCACTGATGAAAACAGGCTGTAATGGTGCTTCATTGATTTGTTTCTCAGATTTAGAGTCGTTTGTTCAGGGACACAAGAAAAAGCACGGCACCAAGAGCCCAAGTCAAGGGTGAGTAGACCGTCGTGGGATTGTTGCAAATCATGTTGACGCTGTCATGATTTAGAGTAAGCGTAGAAGGACGACATTTACATAGATctgctctgtgtcagtgtgtccaGTGCCAAAGCCTCCCAGGGCGACAGTTGGAGAGGGGGTCACTCGGCAGAGGTCAACGgtccagcagagaggaggaagaagagctCTGTGCTGAGGAGCAGTCAGGAGGCTGAGCAGGTGACGGTAATACTCAGAAATGTTTGAGctactaataatactactaatatcAAATCAATCTTCTGTGGAAATGTGCTCTTCATCAAACATCTCTGCTTGAACTGTTCCTCAGCTCCTTAAGATCACTGTCTCAGCTTGAAGTAAGAGATTGTCAGTGGTTGATGAGCGAGCAAGCTTGAAATCTTTTATTAGCATCATggaatgacaaaaaataaaacacagatacagatgagtaattcagccaatcacagggaGCTGCATCAAGTCACTGAACCCAAGtcaagatgtgtgtgtttactcacaTGTGACAGCAGTGCAGGTATGAAGCACTGCTGACTGAATGATTAACTTCACTGTAGACGTTCACAGATAACAACTATTCCATGAACAATCGTTAATCATTAGACACTGGAGATGCATGTACAGCTACTTCtatgcaccgtgtgtgtgtgtgtgtgtgtgagagagcccctccccctctcagACATAGTTAACGCATTCAGCCGGTCATGCTCTTCAGATTGATTATTGAAATACTTTAGTCATAAGTATTTAATGAAATATTGGGATCATTTCATTGAGGCAGCAGTGACTCACTGTTGAAGCAAATGTTTTACTAACAGAAGGTCTGGGGTTTGATCCCCGGCTCCTCTCGTCGACGTTCAGATGTCTCCCTGGACAAATTACTGTATCTATCCTGCCGCTGGTTATGCATGCTCTTAACTGTTCTTCAGCCTGAATAAGTGCAGAAggttgtgtcaggaagagcATCCGGAgtaaaatctctgccaaatcaacagtgagaataggaacaaaatCTGCTCTGGAGACTGTTACAGaagcagaggggaaaaaaattggACGCATTGGAGTTCTTTTGTTGGAAAGTCCCATGTGACATTGTTTCTCAGGAAGtcagtgttttcctttttattagGTCTGCCAAGGTTACATTGTCACACTTGTTTGATTGAAAATTGTTAAGCAGGTTTTACAGAAAAGGACTAATTTGTAAAATACTGACATTTCCCCTAAATGAGGGCTCATGAGTCAGTGAATAAATGGTTTTGTGGTAGATCCAGATAATTCACTGTGAATTTTAACTTTCTTCTCTTGAGTCTGTGTATGCTTGAGTGCCATGACCTGTAAAGCATTGTGTAGTGACTCTGTAATTATACTTCCTTAATACTTAAAGGCAGGGTTGGAGATCTTGGAAAATCAGTCTGaacaggctacattttgaattgagAAGTCCAAGCCCCCTTTTTTGGagattgaaaaacaacaaatactcagacataaagttaacctaCTGCTCCAGTAGAAACGgagccaccatggcatcactttACAGctctttctgggctttcagttccAATGTTCACTCTAGTCTTGGATCGTTCTGcgtcagcctttttcttggcagtaacTTTCCCAAAAAAACCTCTTTCGTTTGTGACCAACACcagtttttgctgcttttctgccataacgttgCTGCAAGTGTCTTGTGTCTTgggcagatggcagtttgattgatgcatcacgatcCAATTACTTTGTACACTGGATGtttttttacaggcctgtctgtttcacagctgactgacatttttcatttttgtgacaatgcattagtTAATTGGTTACGGTCGGCGTGTGAGGaagattttaagcaatacagtaaaaaaatgctccagaaaatgatctcccacacTACCTTTAGTCAAAGATAATCACAACTAGAACGTTGGTTTGATGGTTTCTTGcaaacattttgaatgaaacATGCTAATCTTTGTTCCAGcaccaggacacagagaggagaggccACTCAGTGACTAAAACCAAGAGCAGAGTCCTGCCCTCAGACAGGTACGACAGTCACTGAGATCACatatgaaaagagaaaagaaaatgggggCGGGCTCCTGTGAAGGTCGTCAGACTGTACAACTGTGGGGGTCATTAAGTTTGTGTATTTGGAGAAAGTCACGTTGTCCCTACCAATATTAGGTCAAATTCTGTGAGTGAGCAGATTTTACAagcatcagtgaacgcatcacagctgAGCAGCAACATTTCtgtgagtcacagaggagacgagagagagacagatgtgaATCACAAACAATATAAAGAGTTATTAGAGACACTCTCAAAGATAAGATTATAATTCAAACCCTggcaaacaaacataaatgtcaaaaacagtttgttttattgttataaaCTTATGCATCTCTGCTTCAGACCCTGGTTCTATTCCTCTGGTTGAGGTCTTATTAAGATGAGTAGATAATAATCTTCTGTACTACGAGCCGTGTTATTGGGGCGAGTGGTTGTGGTGAAGCcagttttttattaataaaacatttatttaaagaatacatattacacatttataGGAAATCTTTTTCTATATAACAGTGTAAGAGATTATTAGAATAAGAGATTAAAacgaaaaaaaagagagaaaggcaaaagaaacagaaaacattgaaAGAATGTTCTGCCAGAACTCAGCAGAAAAGGCAATAAAACCTGTTTTCTAATTAGtgaatttgcatttatttattgcattaaagaaaattatttcactttattgGTAATTAAATATTAGTTAGACCTTCTTCCATTGTATCCCATCCACAAACTGGTGTTTCATATCTGATGACTCATCAATGTCATTTCATCTTTACATTCTAGAAGGTTCTTACATATGGCGCCTTTATCATCACATCAtgtattcattgtttttctgctgaCATCACTCTCAGGGAAAAAGGGAAGGGGAAAGGAGCTGCCTTTGTGCCCAATGGTAGTTTGGTGTCAGCTCTATCTCCACAGAGGAAAGgttggtatatatatatgtgtgtgtgtgtgtgtgtgtgtgtgtgtgtgtgtgtgtgtctgaggttaaataatcatcatcagcagctgtGCTCAGTGTAAACATCTTTACCTTTGGcagatgctgtttgttttaacacGCGTGTTGTTGCAGACGGAGGTTCAGGTCCAGATACGTTTGGTGAAACATCATCAGAAAGCTACAGCTCTCCATCCAGCCCTCAgcacagaggagcagagagccTGGACAGTGAGGATGACCACAACAAAGGTAAGAATGAAATACTATATAAGTATATGATGTTGTGGGTTCACTGCTAACATAGACCCAGACtgtgcagaaaaataaaaaataaaatctttctGCTACTCTACACAGAACCATAACATACCACCTGAATgactgacataaataaataaacaaaaactaacacGATGAACATTTATTGCACTTCAAACTGTCTTGTGTGTGCAGTATTTATAGTTTCTGTGACGTGTGTATTCATGTTGTGCTCTACTTTATTAATTTAAACGGTGATAATGATGCATCTGTAGTGTGACGTGTTTTTATAACAACGTAACCTGTCTATCTGTCAGATACAGACAGCCACTCTGATGACTCCTGTAAAggtcctggtcctgacatgTTCTTCGCACACGAGCCTGATCCAGCTGTGGTGGAGGACGTCTCCTCTGTCCCGCCTCACATGGAGCCCGTCTgtccacagagcagcacagagttccctcctctctccttcatgCATCCTCTGCCATACGCGCTCCCCAACGGTGCCACTGACTCTCCGCTTCCTCTGGTCCCTCCTCCCAGCCAGAGCATCGTCCCCGATGGGAAGTCTTCTGCTGGGATGTTGATGCAGATGCCCCTCGTGCCTCCAGCCATCCCTGGCCCTGTCATTGTGGGAGACCCAGAGAAGAGGGACATGCTCCCAACCTTTGGGATTCCTACTATTGGCCTCCACCCTCAAGGAAGTATTGCTGTGCAACCTCTGGTTCAGAGGTTTAAAACACCTCTGCCTCACAGCCAAGGTGGGACTGATGGATCTCCAGGAAGTGGTTCTACTGCTGCTGTCTCCCCGGCCCCTCACCAGGCTCCTGTCCGAGCCTTGAGTGTCATGACCCCCGGTCCCACGTCCTTCTCGTCTCCTCTTCAGCAGCCTCTGCCCTGCCATGACCCGGCCAGTGTGAGCTCAGCTGTGGTCTCCTCTCTGCCACATGTGGAAACAGCACACGTCAAGCACCCAAACTTACCTTCTGGCCTTCTGCCTTCTGCATACACCCTGCCACCTGTCCACACTTCTGTCATGCCTGCAGCCACTGGTTTAGCTCCAACTCCTGGACATGTTCAAGCAGCCGTTCCTCCAGCGGTGCCCACCCACACCCCTGGACCTGCACCCAGTCCCAGTCCAGCACTTACCCACAGCACAGCTCACAGTGACTGCAACTCCTATAGCAACAGTGCCACTTCCTGTGGAAATGCTTCTGTTGTCCCTGGCAACACTGTTACTCTTCAGcaaacccagcagcagcagctaccactaccacagcagcagcagcagcagcagcagcagctgccgaTGGGCTGTGGCACCTGCGGCTGTCACAATAACTGTGGCAGACGAGGCAGcggcagcaacaacagcagtgtCAGCGGCGCCTCCACTTGCCAGGCACCGTTGTTTTTCCCCACTCACCAAATGCCGGCCGCAGTGCGGCAGGTGTTCAGCGTTCCTCCGCCTCTCTTCCAGCTGACGAGCCTGTGCAGTAATAGCTACCTCACCCAGGCACAACCTCCTCACCAGGCCAACGGTGCTGCCACCCTGCCGCCCTTCTTCaccgctgctcctcctcccactcACCCGCCCCCCTACGGCCCCCTGCACAGCCACTCTCACAGCCACGCAGACATGCTGAGCACCCAGGCCGCGGCAGTGGCCGTCGCAGCCGCAAACTacaacctgcagcagcagatggcGCCGGCAGCGTCGTTCTGCCAGCGCGTCTACCAGCACATGTACCCAAATCCTCTGGGGATGCTGTCGGCCGCCGCGCTcggagggggcggagtcaatAAGAAGAGCGGCAACGTGTCGTGTTATAACTGTGGCGTCAGTGGACACTACGCTCAGGACTGCAACCAGCCCTCCATAGACTCCACACAGCAAGGTAATGCAGCTATGCTAAAGAGGCACAAACAGAGGAGCCTTTAGTTTTCTTTGCCCGCAGTCACAACGACTGAGAGAAATTAGGGATTATAATTTTCACCATGGATATTTTCAGTTGGTAATTTCAGCTCTGGTGGGTTGAGTGTGGAAATGCCGACGCTCGGTTAGTGGCAGGAGTCTTAATGTGACTGTTCTTACCTGAGATAAATCCAGGAGAAGAGACATTACAGCCAAACGCAGACGACGTCGGTCACTGAATCCCACTCTGACTGAAAGAAGCGCGACATCAGCCCCTGGTCTGCGTGAATAGGCACAAAATAAGAGCAATGTTGCTCCCTGTGTCCCCATGAAGCGGTCGTACATGTGACGCCACATTAGCACATAAATGTTACGTTTAAGTGTAAAAGAAGTGCAACATTAAAACGATCCAGACCAGCAGGCTGCAGATAAAATCAGTATAAACAGATGAATAGACACGTTTGTAGGGAAGTCAAAAGAAGTCTGTGTCAGTAATGGAGGCGGCAGAGCTCGtcagtgccacctgctggcaaaCAATCTTACAGCTGTGTTGAAAATGCTATGTgaggtttaaaatgtttttagagTGACGGTGAACAGTGTTTTCCTGCAGGGGGCACTACAGGACAGTGTTTGTTTACCAGAGCGACAGTTTctctttattgtgtttgttcaacggttgttttcttcattcagggcagccattttgttatGAGAGAGCAGGTAAAAACGCAGAGTCTCTGTTAAACTCCcgacagcagccattttgacaagtCACAGTGAGACGGCACCAAACCGATGACGCGCGTGTTCGTCTTCTGTCtcgtgtcaaaatggctgctgtgagaAGACTCGGGGAGATCTACTCGTGTCACTACGTTTACGGTAGTAAACCCCGACCTTTTACCTTTGACCTGGAACTAATAAAAGAAGCAGGTtcacagaagaagacagagagagaaacatggaGAATTAATGCTGAGTCAGTTTAAAGTCAGACACTAATAAACTGGGACGTGAAAGCGCCTCACACTAACGAGCTGATacatcgccacctagtgtagtggagtGTGTAGTATGGACAGGTGTTGTGATACGGAGCCTTTAACACTGCAGCGTTAAATCTTTTACATCCAAGCAAACGTTTGTAAACTAAGGACTAGAATCCAGTGATGATCCAGTGATGTGATGATTTCCTCAACCATCCACTGATTGTTtatcctctgtgtgtttggacacatctgtgtgtgtgtgtgtctgtgtgtgcgtgtgtgtgtggttgttgtgtgctggtgtttttgttgcaggTGTCTTCCGGTTAAAGTATGCAGCCTCCCACATTTCTGAAGCATTTGACAATGCCGactgaggaagagagaaaggTCTCGTTTCCATGGTGACAGTCCTCTGTTCTTCCCCAGGCAAAGTGTGTGAGCAGCACTAAAGCCTGTGTGTacttcaggataaaaaaaaataaaacaaatctctaaAATCTCAACCTGCCAAGGGCTCAGTGGACAAAGCCTAAGAACTTGTGCCTGAGAGAATCTTGTTCCTATGGAGACGATCGACTGTCTCCACACAACAGTCCGTGTGACTCCCGCTCCCTTcctttcagtttgttttttacatttttgcactGAGGGTTGGAAACTATTAACTTATTACTTAATTATTAGGACTTCGACAGACTTTTGAGCAAGTGTTTTGTTTCGTTTTACACAAAAGTGGAGCTGAGAGTGAACTTATTTCTGAAATATCATTATTACTGTTCATGTGGGATTTTACTGTGTGACAGACGTGTACAGTAGTTTTCAACCATTAAAACAAGAATCACAAACGTTATGTAAGAATGGATTtaacctttgtttttcatttttcaagtgTTCTGAATGTACAACCTTTTGTAAATGTTGCGTGTGTTTGATTGAAGGTCGTTGCTGCTTTGTATTCTCCTGTTTTTTATGCTTGAACCTGgtgaagtgaagcagagacagacgTGCACTAAAACGTGTCGCATACATGTAACACCGGAGAGATGTGTGTTCTTATTAAAAACTGTACGAGAGGACGACGACCGTCACTCCGCGCTCGCTCAGAGAACCCTTTAACTTCTGTCTGATGTGTAG
This genomic interval carries:
- the zcchc2 gene encoding zinc finger CCHC domain-containing protein 2 isoform X2, which codes for MLKMKLPLKTGEEGGDETAEDDSLDQPEHQRIPRAVSPSSVSDRLEDSPRPVVYPSHLDKETVFEWFGLHLNPAKRIEFMCGLLHMCQPLELRFLGSYLEDLARKDYHVLRDFEFRANSPNDLGVLTDVIDPVVRSKLLVCLSLLGSDSRECAGILFGILNRVDPALFYKNYDYSLFPFRGPFHPPCQDGSVYGRTEPSCGSSTNDTAAGPLEHLALLFTMASLHPAFHFHQRETLRAQLDKIELTVEERRQSQLRRNAQTSELTAQKVDYHPSQSLGLGECTASHPPCQSRRSSRWATQREAVHIEGIVLRGISRTRIDKEYNFEVKWSDSSSTSVTKTHLELENFLLKLPKDQCTESFEKSILRLLNQGDHYESREVEKNLRERFLSAPPVFRQTRKVCSFFNCDSSYSVKPSSCRCNCQLTKVYQGDCSDASSQEEDLESFVQGHKKKHGTKSPSQGVSSAKASQGDSWRGGHSAEVNGPAERRKKSSVLRSSQEAEQHQDTERRGHSVTKTKSRVLPSDREKGKGKGAAFVPNGSLVSALSPQRKDGGSGPDTFGETSSESYSSPSSPQHRGAESLDSEDDHNKDTDSHSDDSCKGPGPDMFFAHEPDPAVVEDVSSVPPHMEPVCPQSSTEFPPLSFMHPLPYALPNGATDSPLPLVPPPSQSIVPDGKSSAGMLMQMPLVPPAIPGPVIVGDPEKRDMLPTFGIPTIGLHPQGSIAVQPLVQRFKTPLPHSQGGTDGSPGSGSTAAVSPAPHQAPVRALSVMTPGPTSFSSPLQQPLPCHDPASVSSAVVSSLPHVETAHVKHPNLPSGLLPSAYTLPPVHTSVMPAATGLAPTPGHVQAAVPPAVPTHTPGPAPSPSPALTHSTAHSDCNSYSNSATSCGNASVVPGNTVTLQQTQQQQLPLPQQQQQQQQQLPMGCGTCGCHNNCGRRGSGSNNSSVSGASTCQAPLFFPTHQMPAAVRQVFSVPPPLFQLTSLCSNSYLTQAQPPHQANGAATLPPFFTAAPPPTHPPPYGPLHSHSHSHADMLSTQAAAVAVAAANYNLQQQMAPAASFCQRVYQHMYPNPLGMLSAAALGGGGVNKKSGNVSCYNCGVSGHYAQDCNQPSIDSTQQGVFRLKYAASHISEAFDNAD
- the zcchc2 gene encoding zinc finger CCHC domain-containing protein 2 isoform X1; amino-acid sequence: MLKMKLPLKTGEEGGDETAEDDSLDQPEHQRIPRAVSPSSVSDRLEDSPRPVVYPSHLDKETVFEWFGLHLNPAKRIEFMCGLLHMCQPLELRFLGSYLEDLARKDYHVLRDFEFRANSPNDLGVLTDVIDPVVRSKLLVCLSLLGSDSRECAGILFGILNRVDPALFYKNYDYSLFPFRGPFHPPCQDGSVYGRTEPSCGSSTNDTAAGPLEHLALLFTMASLHPAFHFHQRETLRAQLDKIELTVEERRQSQLRRNAQTSELTAQKVDYHPSQSLGLGECTASHPPCQSRRSSRWATQREAVHIEGIVLRGISRTRIDKEYNFEVKWSDSSSTSVTKTHLELENFLLKLPKDQCTESFEKSILRLLNQGDHYESREVEKNLRERFLSAPPVFRQTRKVCSFFNCDSSYSVKPSSCRCNCQLTKVYQGDCSDASSQEEDLESFVQGHKKKHGTKSPSQGVSSAKASQGDSWRGGHSAEVNGPAERRKKSSVLRSSQEAEQVTHQDTERRGHSVTKTKSRVLPSDREKGKGKGAAFVPNGSLVSALSPQRKDGGSGPDTFGETSSESYSSPSSPQHRGAESLDSEDDHNKDTDSHSDDSCKGPGPDMFFAHEPDPAVVEDVSSVPPHMEPVCPQSSTEFPPLSFMHPLPYALPNGATDSPLPLVPPPSQSIVPDGKSSAGMLMQMPLVPPAIPGPVIVGDPEKRDMLPTFGIPTIGLHPQGSIAVQPLVQRFKTPLPHSQGGTDGSPGSGSTAAVSPAPHQAPVRALSVMTPGPTSFSSPLQQPLPCHDPASVSSAVVSSLPHVETAHVKHPNLPSGLLPSAYTLPPVHTSVMPAATGLAPTPGHVQAAVPPAVPTHTPGPAPSPSPALTHSTAHSDCNSYSNSATSCGNASVVPGNTVTLQQTQQQQLPLPQQQQQQQQQLPMGCGTCGCHNNCGRRGSGSNNSSVSGASTCQAPLFFPTHQMPAAVRQVFSVPPPLFQLTSLCSNSYLTQAQPPHQANGAATLPPFFTAAPPPTHPPPYGPLHSHSHSHADMLSTQAAAVAVAAANYNLQQQMAPAASFCQRVYQHMYPNPLGMLSAAALGGGGVNKKSGNVSCYNCGVSGHYAQDCNQPSIDSTQQGVFRLKYAASHISEAFDNAD